One stretch of Micromonospora echinospora DNA includes these proteins:
- a CDS encoding D-glucuronyl C5-epimerase family protein — MRHQDPSEAAGPTPALSRRAVVAGSLAAASVPLLGGGPAWAAASPTTSLLVPADPVIDPALEIGPPGPVEPLPEVSAIPARDVPRLAPRAASTPGAGRVGGPTRRYAATASVPFQFRYDDFEIRELPIGIEPYHMTSPVPLVDPGVHDSTGVRMARLGGRLYDHPVAQAQYGLHLMEAHRITGNQTYLNRAKLQAQRLIDRRTLRSGAWFYPYPFDHRLHGGPDLYPAPWYSMMAQGQALSLFTRLYQRTGETKWKGAADATFASYLLPAAAGQPWGVYVVDGLLWLEEYPHPKAVRGDRTYNGHMFSAYGLYDYWVLTRNADAKLMLQGAITTYRDVWEQARVRHWRSRYCLTHGIDAGQYHSTHMFQFVQQYAITGDTYLAQLADLWYTDYPPYGVKGNIRFSSGTHTAYKFNSAGTVTARTKMTLARASAAPSGDRVKIMRQTGIWYAITAGTLTGYYVQEYSPYRYQVGICAGFGYKLHRPGTIAVDAPPAYSIDAAGLMKSVPTTYRIGDPVAIDGRSVLNGREHVRLVEGPYAGRWLGFGAVIRR; from the coding sequence ATGCGCCATCAAGACCCGTCCGAGGCCGCCGGCCCGACACCCGCACTGAGCCGGCGCGCCGTCGTCGCCGGCTCCCTGGCCGCCGCTTCGGTCCCGCTGCTCGGCGGCGGCCCCGCCTGGGCCGCGGCGTCCCCGACGACCTCGCTCCTGGTGCCGGCGGACCCGGTCATCGACCCGGCCCTGGAGATCGGCCCGCCGGGGCCGGTCGAGCCACTGCCGGAGGTGTCCGCGATCCCGGCCCGGGACGTGCCCCGGCTCGCCCCGCGCGCGGCGTCCACGCCGGGCGCCGGCCGCGTCGGCGGACCGACCCGCCGGTACGCCGCCACGGCGTCGGTGCCGTTCCAGTTCCGGTACGACGACTTCGAGATCCGGGAACTGCCGATCGGCATCGAGCCCTACCACATGACCTCGCCGGTCCCGCTCGTCGATCCCGGCGTGCACGACTCCACCGGGGTGCGCATGGCGCGCCTCGGCGGCCGGCTCTACGACCACCCGGTCGCGCAGGCGCAGTACGGCCTGCACCTGATGGAGGCTCACCGGATCACCGGGAACCAGACGTACCTGAACCGGGCGAAGCTGCAGGCGCAGCGCCTGATCGACCGCCGCACCCTGCGGTCCGGCGCGTGGTTCTATCCGTACCCGTTCGACCACCGGCTGCACGGCGGCCCCGACCTCTACCCGGCGCCCTGGTACTCGATGATGGCCCAGGGGCAGGCGCTGAGCCTGTTCACCCGGCTCTACCAGCGCACCGGCGAGACGAAGTGGAAGGGCGCCGCGGACGCCACCTTCGCCTCGTACCTGCTGCCCGCGGCGGCCGGCCAGCCGTGGGGCGTGTACGTGGTCGACGGTCTGCTGTGGCTGGAGGAGTACCCGCACCCGAAGGCGGTCCGCGGAGACCGCACCTACAACGGGCACATGTTCTCCGCGTACGGCCTCTACGACTACTGGGTGCTCACCCGCAACGCCGACGCCAAGCTGATGCTGCAGGGCGCGATCACCACCTACCGGGACGTGTGGGAGCAGGCCCGGGTGCGGCACTGGCGCAGCCGCTACTGCCTGACCCACGGCATCGACGCCGGCCAGTACCACTCCACCCACATGTTCCAGTTCGTCCAGCAGTACGCCATCACCGGTGACACGTACCTGGCCCAGCTCGCCGACCTCTGGTACACCGACTACCCGCCCTACGGTGTGAAGGGCAACATCCGGTTCTCCTCCGGCACGCACACGGCGTACAAGTTCAACAGCGCCGGCACGGTGACCGCGCGGACGAAGATGACGCTGGCCCGCGCCAGCGCCGCGCCGTCCGGCGACCGCGTGAAGATCATGCGCCAGACCGGGATCTGGTACGCGATCACCGCCGGCACCCTGACCGGCTACTACGTGCAGGAGTACTCGCCCTACCGGTACCAGGTCGGCATCTGCGCCGGGTTCGGCTACAAGCTGCACCGGCCCGGCACGATAGCTGTCGACGCTCCACCGGCGTACTCGATCGACGCCGCCGGGCTGATGAAGTC